The following is a genomic window from Prunus persica cultivar Lovell chromosome G7, Prunus_persica_NCBIv2, whole genome shotgun sequence.
CCTCTCAGAAAAGGCGACACTCATCACCTTGTTTCTCTCACCTCCACTACCTATGGCTCCCTCCACATTGACCCCACATCCCCCAAGACCCTCAATCTGAACGGTCAGGATTCTCCTGATCAATCCTACCCCCCAAAACACTCATCATCTTCCCCTGACTCTGTCATCAACACTTGGGAACTCATGGATGGCCTCAATGACTCTGATTTCCATTCTCATTTCTCTGAAGAACAGCCCATTTCCTCCATTTTTGACCACACAATTGGGTTTTCCAACAAAGCCAGTTCTTGCAGGTACTCAGGCTTTGATGGGTCTGTGAAGAAACCGTTTGATTCTTTCAAATCAGTGAGATCTTCAGTAATAAAGGCGGAGGACTCAATGCCTACCTCATCCTCTTCCTCGTCTTCTTCGAAGCCTCTGTGGAAGCATTTATCGGAGGAGTCTTTGTTGTCGAAGATGGACCCCAACGTGGTCTTAACTTATAGAAGAGCATTGTCTTCTAGACAATTGGGCTACAACAACAATGGCAAAGTTGCAAGATCATTGACTTTTAGTACCCCTTCGTATTCCTCAGTTTCAAATGCTTGTTTTCATCTTCCGGGTACTGAAGATAAAATAGTGGTCTACTTCACCAGTTTGAGAGGAATTCGAAAGACTTACGAGGATTGTTGCGCGGTTAGGATGATATTTAGGGGATTTAGAGTGGCAGTAGATGAGAGGGACATTTCAATGGACTCTGAGTACAGGAAGGAATTGCAAAATGCTTTTGGAGGCAAAGCAGTGAGTCTGCCACAAGTGTTTGTTAGAGGCAAGTATGTGGGAGGAGCAGAGGAAGTAAAGCAGCTCAACGAGGATGGAGAATTGGGAAAGCTTTTGAGAGGCTTTCGAGTGAGGGATGCTGGGTTTGTTTGTGAGGGATGTGGGGATGCAAGGTTTACACCGTGCCCAACTTGTAATGGAAGCCGAAAGCTGTTTGATGAGGATGAAGGGGAACTGAGGAAGTGCCACGATTGCAACGAGAACGGATTGATTAGGTGCCCTGGTTGCTGCTTGTGAATGTGTATGCCAACTGATTATGCTTGCAGCTAATGTTCTTTTGCTAGATGTTTTGTGTTCACAGACTCAATCACGACGATGTATCCAGACATGGTCGATTATTCAGATCGGCAATCTGACAACACAACATGTCTATCTAGCAGCAGAACATTTATGtcataataaattatataccACGCCATTTCTGCTGCAGCTACCGTTAGAAATGTCACATATTCTTATGTGTCTAGAGGATTTTGTTTGAAGTTTGTTTCTATTGGTCTATCTATATtattaggattttggttcctatgttcattttcttcttgaacAATATGCAATAACTTCAACATTTTCATGATATTCCAACTATCTATTTCCTGAATTCGTGAAGTTTTTGCATGTATGTATGGCAGTTGGTCAGTATTTGAATGGACAATAAGTTTTTGCATCATAGCACTAAAACTTCTCTGTAACACAGTAACAGTTTGCAATGCTTCTAAAGCTGAATTCTTTTAGTTTTGATATCTCTTTCAGTTTTTCACATGGTTCTTCTTGTGGATTCCTTGAGCTGTATGGTTTCTAAAGTGATATGAATAAACACCTTCAACTATGTGGACTTCAGGTGTAAACTACAAAAGCTACATGGTATCTGCTATTTGATCAAGTTACTTGTTGCCCAGTGTGTATCAATGTTCTTCCAAATTAATCTTGTTTTGACAAGTATGCACATTATATATCAGCTTCAAATAACAGTTTGACAATTGgtttaatgaagaaaaaaagaatctaGAAAACTAGAAGACGACAGGAGGAAGAGGGGAGAAGAAGACATTAGTGCTTCATATTCCTAAAATGATCCTTATCTGGTCTTTTCTTGGGGTCCATAATTAGCTGGTATGTAAAAGTCATATGCTTCAGCCAAGGATCTAGCCACTTGGATACAAGCTTCATACGCAACTTTGAAACCTGCATCTGCTCAAGTTCAGTCCTATTTAAAGCATCCGTCAATGGAAACCTGCATCTATCATCGTCCCAAGATTATTCACGTATTCAGCTGCAACCTCATGCCCAATCAATTAATGAGGAAAATCTTAGAGCCTGTTTCACTATACTGcacaaagaaagaagcaatCAAAAAGATGATACACAGAATCAAATCTATATATGAGTTCACAACCCTATTTACAAAGCatagatatttagtcatatacccgttcttagcacaaaaaatataaataaactctacaccatttaatttctataaacaaactaaaaaaaaaccaaaaaataacagCTGACTGATCAAGGCAGGAATAAGCTTGATCCCAAATCTAAGAAATGCACCTTCATTGGCTATGGCGAGGATGAATTTGGCTACCGCATTTGGGATAACGAAAACAAGAAGGTGATCCGCAGCAGAGATGTGATTTttaaaagcctctttgttatattgtaaatggactttgggTGTATTTCTAAAGTTCATTTCATATAaggtattttttataatttgggNNNNNNNNNNNNNNNNNNNNNNNNNNNNNNNNNNNNNNNNNNNNNNNNNNNNNNNNNNNNNNNNNNNNNNNNNNNNNNNNNNNNNNNNNNNNNNNNNNNNTTTAAAGgcagattcactattataccaaaTATaagggcccaaattataaagacGTGAACACACACATATAAATTTAAATCATGAGGAAAGTCACATTGGAATGATGGCAGCATGATAAGCTCAGAAATTTAGGTCTTAAGAAGTCTCAAACTTATTAACTACACAAACACAGAATAAATGAATTGAGAAGAATATGGAAATGAGTGACAAATCCTTTAAAAGTAGATTGAAAGGGGTAGATattaaaaatttctaaataacCCGTcaatgtataaaaataaaagtttctaAAATAAAGGAGGGACATCCGTATTTTTAGTAAACCAAAGATTGATCTTCACTTATCCTTTTCTTGGAGTGGGGGGAGGGGATTTGATTCTTTGGTACGAACAAGATTTGACGTTTTTCATAATTTGGCACTAGCTAGGAAGAATTCAACACAACATAGTTGATGAGAACTAGAACCAAACTTACGAGTAGGCCAAGATATCCGAGGATTTGCCCAAGTAGTGAACTTAAAGCCAGACTGCTTGAAAgtaatgaagaaaagaaaacaggcAAGTAGAAACCTGAGATGATGAGGCAAGTCGAAAACAATAGTGCATCAACTGATGATATTCAATGAATTCACCTATGTCAGAACTCATTCTACATCTTCGTGAAGTGTGGCCAAACTCCCGTGGACTTGTGCGACTCTTCTGCTTGATCAAGAGGACTCAAAACCTCCTGTGCAACAGACGGTAGATCTCTTTTGATTTAGCAGAGATTTACTCAGCTAGAACAAGTAATGAAAGCTTAAAAACTCAGTGATATATGCATCGTTCAGCCTTTTTGTCTTCATCTGTCCGAGAACTATTGCCACTGAGAGAGAAATTTACCTACAAATATCTATATTTGAGACGggaaaaatgaacaaaaagaagaagaatacagCAGTTGCATGTActtgtccaaaaaaaagagCATGTGGAACCAGACCTCGGCAACCCatatcattcaagcttgttAACTTCGATACATGCATCCACAGACAATTTCCATATGCATTTACACAAATGGGTTCCATGTACACAAAGGTGTAAAAGAATATGCACCTGTACATAGACAAATGCATTATctatttttacaataaaaaaaccaGTCTTTATCTCACTGTATTATTTCAATTAGCGCCTTCAGATATTGTTCAACGAGCTCTATTATCCAAAACCCCAAATCCAATTTTAGCAAACTTACTCAAGAGAAAAGCATAAAATTTATAGACATGATCAGTTGAATGACTTTTGATTAAATGCCCTTCAACTTGAACTTTATACTACCATATGATCGAGTACCATTGtatgatttttctatttttctactACCGTATCAATCACACGGCCGGTCCATTGATTTTGGAAGCTCTGTCTAGAGAGTGAAGTTAAGGCCCTGATTTTCTCAAAGAACAAAAACGTTGTTGACAAATTTATGAACAAAGCAACATTATTTTCTCATTCAAGGTGGATTTTTAAGGGAAAAGCTTAAGGGTTAAATCCAAAGATCAGGatataaaatacaaacatTGACATTAGGttaaaaagttcaaaattaaGGATTCACCTGATTTTTCTAGATTCAACATCttagttagagagagagagagagaaaacaaggaggcccattttcttttgtccAAAAGCCTCTTTCTCTATAAACTCTGAATTTTCTTGTAAAAGTGGGctgaaaaacaaacatttgGAGGCTCTAAATATTTGAGGGTCCTGTGTCATCGTCCAGCCTGCACAAGCGATAGGCCAGGCTTGATATAAATGCTCCCATAAGCAGTAGTATTGATTAAGGAACACTTAGGATTATATTTCCACCTGAGTTATAACATGTATAAGATTTTGTCTTCGAACTCGTCCATGGAGTTACATTGGCTATTTCATGCTTACATTACCTGCTTTTGGACATAGTGTACTAGATTTATGATGTTTTTGGTCATGCAAGCGATACATGGCTCTTCAAAAAATGATCTATTGCTTTCTCCACTATGCTTGCTATTTCGCCTTCCAACTCACTCAAGGAGTGATACATTGGGTCTTTCATTTCATGGTACACTACCTGTTTTTGCACACAATGTACTAATTTTATGGTACATGGGAGCAAAAATAAGTAACTTATCGCTTTCTCCGCGTTATACTATTACGTTCCGACTAACCAAAGGAGTGATACAATATTGGGTCTTTCATAGTACACTTCTTGTTTATGCACACAATGTACTAGCTTTATGGTGTTGCGCGTTACTAGTACTACAGGGGAGCGAAAAGAAGTAGCCTATCTACCAGTTTGCCTTCCAACAAATCCGAGTGATACATTTGGTCTTTCATGGTACACTATCTGTTTTTGCACCCAATGTACTAGTCTTATGTTGTTGTGTGTCGTCAATTAAAGTGGTATTGGACCAAAATTCCATTCTCTTCAAAGGTGGTTAATTAGGTGGCCtttcatgaaaatttcaaattgcTCTCTATGGCCAAACTCGAACATGTTACCCAAAatgttaaataattataaaatacaggCTCGGTCCATAAATGAGTCTCCTGTAACACCTTTTAATCCAAGAGATATAGTAGCAAAAAGGCCTTTTATGTGTGTAACTGATGCATATTAGgctttattataaatttttgtgCGCATTTTTTATTCGATTCGGATCAGGTGAGAACGCTTATGTGAGAATCTTATATGAGAATCAATCCCAACCATCCAAATTATCTGAACGGCTGAAGAGAAAAAGCAAATTTACAATACAAACAAGCagtcttgatctcttggactacaggggtccaaaaGATTTGtagtcactcaccgttggatgtaaattcaacggttcactcactcttgcactccttttaaaaaacttttttgaactattggattaatatccaacggtgagtgaccacaatctcttgaactcttGTGGTTCAAGAGATCGAGACTGTACAAACAAGTACGCTGCACTTCCCCTTAGCCCGTGTCCTGGCGCGCGTTTTCCAATCCCGCCTTTCTTCCTTCTAATCGCGCCTTTCTTTTCAAAGTTTCTGTTTCCCAGATTCCCCTCTCAATACCATCTCCTATTTTccttagagcatccacaatgatgctctctattttttagctaaaaatataagaaagctattttaggagctttctaaaaaatttcagttCCAACTATACTCCATAATTTAGAGAGTCATAAATACTACAACTCTTTTTTGATTGGTctatctctattaaaaaataaaataaaaaatagttagcattaaagaaaggtttgaaatactcagtaaataaagcagcattaaattataggaagTCACTAGGAGTTCCTTCTttctcctcagatttaggagtTTCTAGAGGATCCCATATTTTAGGAGGCGAATAGaaagcatggttggagttgtatttttacaatttctcCCTAAAATTGGTCTAAAAGGTGGTTTAGGAGCCATTGTGAATGCTCTTAGTCATAATCGATACCTTTCTCCTTgaactccctctctctctctgccctcTCAGTTTCCCTCAGTTGGATCTGCATCTCTGTCTTGCTCTCTCAGTTTCTCTTTTGGTatctctttcatttttatgcAGACCTACAAATAAAACCCCCTTTCTCTCTTActcccctttcttcttctctttttgccCAATTACAAATACAACTCTAGCTTTGGAATTCTCAAAGCCATCGTCAACAGCGGTCTCAGAGACAGAGTGCTAGTTTGCAAAGTCCTAATCATCGTCGTCAGCCTCCTCCAGCAGTTCTGACTACCTCTATGGTCACATCCGTTTTCCCACTTCCTACGATGTCATCTTCGGCAAGTTCATCTATCTCTCATTGATCAAGCTCTTCTTATTTAATTGTCATCATCCTTAAATCTTAACATGTTTTTGTCAACCTAGAAACTTCTGGGGCTAAAATGGGTGAATTATGTGTTTATAGTTTAGGGTATAGATCTgttgaaatttatttaatCCATTTTAGGACTTTTAATCGGATCCTTAAAGATCAATGGTGTTCATGGTGGATTTGGGTTAATTTGGGGCTTTAAGGGTTCAGACACAGGACGTGGAAATAGTCTTTTCTACCTTAATCGCTTTTGGATTATTATGCTGTTTGTGCTTACCATAGTCTTGCTCTTGTTGGTGAGTTTTAGCTTGTAGTCagattttgatgtttttaCTAGTAATTGGGTTCtcaaaaaagtgaaaattctATTATGAAATGGGCATTTAGAACTGTTCAGATGATTGCTGTGAGTTTATTCAATCTTTGATTGTTAGATGGTATGTTGGTGTTGCACAAAGATAaggcttttttattattattttgtgatTCTTTCTGCACGTTGTATGCTTGTAGACTTCCTCGCTTttcttagtttttgttttcacaatttttccaTTCTTTCTCAAGCAAGTCAAACAAGAATCCTTATTGGAGGATCCACTAGATGCTTAAAGTTCATCAAAGTTCATCAAACTTCTCAGGAAGAACTTTAGAGCTATTTGGAGAAATGGTAAGTTTGGAGCAGAAGCCTGATGGCTTTACGTTCATTGTAGTTCTAATTGCGTGTAGCCATGCTAGGTTGGTTAAGGAGGGGCTAAAATATTTCAACCAGATGCAGAGCTTGTATGGAATTGATCCAAAAATAGAGCATTACGCATGTGTGGTGGACATGCTTGGTCGGAGTGGCCAATTTATGTATCATCATGCACCCTACGGCACATATGCAACATCTCTGTTGAATTTACTTTTGAATGTCAACTTTGTTCTTTGTAAGTATTTTTTAATGCCCCTTCCAATTTGGTTTAAAATTCAGGACCTTGATAAACCTCCTCTTATGTGAGAAACATTTTTCTATCCTGGCATCGTTGTGTATCATGCTTGTTGCATAATTCAGCTTGTCTATGGGGATAATGGGTCATTTATGTATCATCATGGATATGGTTATGCACCATACGACACATATGCAACATCTCTGTTAAATTTACTTTTGAATGTCAATGTCCCTTCCAATTATGTTTAAAATTCAGGACCTTGAGAAACTTTTTTCTATCCTGACATCATTGTGTATCATGTTTGTTGCATATTTCATGCTGTCTGTGGGGATAATGGGTCATTTATGTGTCATTTCAAGCGGTATATGGGGTAACTTCActtcatctttcttttctttttttcatgttCCTCACCCCTCTGCCTCCCCCTTTATTCAAAACAAGGGCAACCATTGTCCGATTTCCACCTCTCACAACTAGAGCTAAGCTAAAGCACAAGGGAATTTTGCAAAGAGGTATATTTAATATGTGCagcttattttaattttggctATTTAATTTGGGAATTTTAGGAGCTTAGTTTGATTTGTAttgtgtttatttaatttgtgcAGCCTTGGCTTAAAGCTTTGGTTGCCTTTGCGATTGGACAAGGATTGATTACGTGATTCCTGCGAAAGTAATcaaatatagaaaaagaaattgcttAAATACGTTTGGTACTTCTGCATTTTTTGTTGAGTATTCCTCTAAATGTTAAATTgtgacttcttttttttttttgtttgtttaatattgGAATTTTAGCagcttggttttatttttattatgttcATTTAATTTGTGCAGGCCTTTGTGTAAAAGCTTTGGTTCCCTTGACAATTCAAATATGAAGAGTTGTTCCCAGGAACTTATAGTAATTCTACggatatttttatgaattttaaaaattataaattttacaAATAATAGAGAAATGACACTAGTCATGATTGCAATGCTGCATCAGTACTTGTTTGCCACCAAAATTTTGTAAACGCTTCAAAAGGATTCGCTAGAGCTTCAACATCGCTTCATTTACTATTCACTAAAGtttcataatattatttttatttttttactaagTCTTCATTAGTGCTTTTATGAATGTTTTAAGATGAACTCAAAAGACTTGAAAAGTGTCACATTGAGTTTGTAGAATTTTTTGGTGTGTATTTTTTGGCTATTTGATgaattattatgatttttagaGGGTGCATCATCAGTGCTTCTGACAAGTGTCATTTTGTgtagcgccacgtgtcaacaggGTTTCATTTTGTGTCtgtttatctttaaaaattcacaaacaattaatttttataaaaaaatccttaATATCTACAAATTTCATGCGACATTATCTTTGACTATGATGtgtgaaaatcaaaatttgactttagaaattttgaattaataatttcagttGTAGTGAGGAAGAGTAATGATCTTAAACTTGGTGTGTAGTTAGtatataaacaaatttgagtttgagaaattatttgaaattttttttatctcaaaattatatttttaatgcttaaaagatgaagaaaaaatcaaaaggagtTTATAGAATTTTTCTGTAcctatttatgattttttatgaatttattacgatttttggaaattaaagcatcaaaaaatagtaattaatggAAGAGAATGACAAGTGGAAGCACCTAAATGTTGCATCATCAATGCTTCAGACGGGTGTCATTCTCCGTAGCACCCCAAGTCATCAGCGTTGCCACTTCTCATTCTCTTCCATTTATTACTATTTTCCAATGCTTTAACTTcagaaaaatcataataaatcagaaaaatacacCAAAGAATCCTATGAAATTCttgcaatattttttttttcttcgtcttttatgttttaaaataTAACTATGACTtatataaaattcaaataatttcacAAAGTCAAGTTGCTTCCATACTAACAATAACACTAAGTTAAAGATCACTAGTCTTCATCACTACAACTCTTCCTCCAATTAttctttcaaatttctcaaagtcaaattttgattttcgaGTATCATAGTTAAAGATAATGTCGCAATGATTTTGTAGGAATTTTCGGtgtatttttttgattttttaataatttttttttgtgaatttttaaagataaactCACAAAAATGAAACATGAATGGCACGTGCAGCTATGAGATACTGACACCCACTGGAAAAGATGACACTCATTATCTtccatttattattattttccaatattttgacttccaaaaatcataataatttgataataaatttgaaaaattcatcaaaaaatacaacgGACTCCTTGCGACATTTCTAACATCCTTGGAGACTTAAAATACAATTGACTTagagaaaattcaaataatttcacAAAGTCAAGTTTGCTTCCatactaataataatactaaGTTGAAGATTACTAGTCTTCACCACTACAACTCTTCCTCCAATTAttccttcaaatttttcaaagtcaaattttcattttcgaGTATCATAGTCTAAGATAATGTCGCAAGGAATTTGTAGAAATTTGTGgtgtatttttctgttttttaatgattctttgtgaattttttaagaTATACTCACAAAAATGAAACATGAATGACAAGTGGAGCTATGAGATACTGACACCCGTTGAAAAAGCTGACGATGCACCCATCAGCCACTGCCATGTGTCATTATCTTTCATTTATTACTATTTCCCTATATTTTGACTtccaaaaatcataataaatttgaaaaattcaccaaaaaaatacCATGGACTCCTTGTGACATTTCCAACATCTTTTGAGActtaaaagacaattttgacttagagaaaaattcaaataatttcacAAAGTCAAGTTTGCATCCACATTAACAATAATACTAAGTTGAAGATCACTAGTCTTCATCACTACAACTCTCCCTCCAATTATTCCTTCAAATTTCTCAaagtcaaattttgattttcaagtATCATAGTCGAAGATAATGTCGCAAGGAATTTGTAGAAATTTTCGgtatatttttctatttttttaaaatgattttttgtgaattttttaagaTATACTCACAAAAATGAAACATGAATGACATGTGGAGCTATGAGATACCGACACTCGTTGGAAAAGCTGACGACGCACCCATCAGCCGCTACTATTTCATTTATTACTATTTCCTATATTTTGACTtctaaaaatcataataaatttttaacaTTCACCAAAAAATACTCTGGACTCCTTTCGACATTTCCAACATCTCTTGAGacttaaaatacaattttgactaagagaaaaattcaaagtcTTCATCACTACAACTCTTCCtccaattattatttcaaaattttcaaagtcaaattttgatttttcgaGTATCATAGTCAAAGATAATGTCGCAAGGAATATGTAGAAATTTTTGgtgtatttttctgttttttaatgatttttcgtGAATTTTTTAAGATAAATTCACAAAAATGAAACATTAATGACACATGGCTCTATGAGATACTGGCACCCGTTGGAAAAGCTGACGACGCACCCATCAGGCACTGTCCTGTgtcattttcttccatttattactatgttttaatattttgacttctaaaaatcataataaattcataataaatctgaaaaattcaccaaaaaatacCCCGGACTCCTTGCGACATTTTCAACATCTTTTGAGacttaaaatacaattttgactaagagaaaaattcaaataatttcacaaattCAAGTTTGCTTCCATACTAACaatcaaggtctaaaatatcggtgatatcggaaatatcgATAGTCCAAAAATACAGAAATTTCGATgaaaatatcgggatattatcgatatcgataaaaattgaataaaaaccacggaaattgtaagaaaaacttggaaatttttattgaaactttggaggatgcttatttagtcaattatctattagtttatcacaaaaaattggaagaaaatgcattgcatgatggatttaactaatttaagttgattatatagcgagcTGACAAATATtgtgagtgtagaaaatatgtagtaattaatgaaagaatattaaacacaccacaatcatttatatataatgatttactataatattttacattttatacattgcatggtggGTTAACTATATGTATAGAAATATGACTACAACTAATTAGTTATGTGAGTGGTTGAATGGTAGGGTAAATGAGTAAGTTGAAACGTGGTGAATAGTTGAAAAGTGAAACTTGAAAACCAGCTCTCGCAAGTactgtattatatatattagattACATAGTTTATAATCATAAACTTATGACCAGCGTGGTGGTTAAGAGGCTGCAATTTTCGGAGTGGAGAGGGGTTCGAGCCCCAGCGTGCGCGAGAGGTAGAGTGAGTTTAATTGTTTCATTTACTATTATTTTCCAATATTTTGACTtccaaaaatcataataaattcataataaatctgaaaatttcaccaaaaaatatCACGGACTCCTTGCGACATTTCCAACATTTTTTGAgacttaaaatataatttggcttagagaaaaattcaaataatttcacAAAGTCAAGTTTGCTTCCATACTAACAATAACTCTAAGTTGAAGATCACTAGTCTTTATCACTACAACTCTTCCTCTAATTATTACTTCCAAATTTTCAAcgtcaaattttgattttcgaGTGTCATAGTCGAAGATAATGTCGCAAGCAATATGTAGAAATTTTCAGTgtattttttttgattttttttaatgatttttcgtgattttttttaagataaaCTCACAAAAATGAAACATTAATGACACGTGGCGCTATGAGATACTGACACCCATTGGAAAAGCTGACGACGCACCCATCAGGTGCTGCCATGtgtcattttcttcaattcaTTACTatttttccaatattttcacttccaaaaatcataataaattcataataaatctgaaaaattcaccaaaaaatacCCCAGACTCTTTGTGACATTTCCAACATCTTTTTTgacttaaaatataattttgacttaaaaaaaattcaaataatttctcaAACTCAAGTTTGTTCCTATAGTACCTATAACACTAAGTTGAAGATCATCACTCTTCCTCACTACAACTCTTCCTTCACTTATTactccaaaatttcaaaagtcAAATTTCGATTTTCACGCATTATAGTTGAAGATAATGTCTCAaggagttttaaaaaaatttcaatgcaTTTTTTAGattgtttattaattttgtgtaatttttttttaagtcaaGCACACAAAAACGAAACTTTGATGGCACATGGCACTACGAGATACTGACACTTGTCGAAAACTCATCATGTGCTACCATGTGTGATGCTCTTCCATTTATTACTATTTTTCAATGctttaacttccaaaaatcattataaaaaatcataaaaaatctgaaaaaatcataaaaaaaatcctaggAACTCCTtacaatattttcttcatcttttaagttttaaagtaTAAATAGTTCAAATAATTTCTCAAGACACTACCACTCGTCATTTTCTCCCATTTATTGCatttaatacaaaattttgaagttaaagcataaaaa
Proteins encoded in this region:
- the LOC18769869 gene encoding uncharacterized protein At3g28850, with translation MGCSSSRPLTLLTKNPEQQPSQPSSSTALTSSTPNSSSASNSSNSSPPLPPPASFPRALSISAPLVHHPPLRKGDTHHLVSLTSTTYGSLHIDPTSPKTLNLNGQDSPDQSYPPKHSSSSPDSVINTWELMDGLNDSDFHSHFSEEQPISSIFDHTIGFSNKASSCRYSGFDGSVKKPFDSFKSVRSSVIKAEDSMPTSSSSSSSSKPLWKHLSEESLLSKMDPNVVLTYRRALSSRQLGYNNNGKVARSLTFSTPSYSSVSNACFHLPGTEDKIVVYFTSLRGIRKTYEDCCAVRMIFRGFRVAVDERDISMDSEYRKELQNAFGGKAVSLPQVFVRGKYVGGAEEVKQLNEDGELGKLLRGFRVRDAGFVCEGCGDARFTPCPTCNGSRKLFDEDEGELRKCHDCNENGLIRCPGCCL